In Thermospira aquatica, the following proteins share a genomic window:
- a CDS encoding amidohydrolase family protein, giving the protein MKYAIEGGTIVTPDFILHDVAVVVDTETKKIIHMGKERLPVDMVLRLGEEDIVFPGLINAHDHLLGTYYPRVGKGPYLNWYPWDNDLKSHPLYEERSRLSNKDLYILGAYRNLLSGVVSVSDHMPHAVNQDLIKNLPVFVLSQYSLEHECSSYDLRWGRGITVEHTEAKQKNIPFITHLEEGFDEEATLGVDILMEMGALDEYTVLIHGISLSDEDVQILARQKANLVWCPSSNYYMFQTTAPVKKLLEAGVTVTLGTDSPMSGGLHLLDEMQFASSLYEKLYGEKLDPAVLVRMVTVNAARVLRLFDQGQIAEGYRAQFTVIKASRTHNVYESLVHADLGDVRLVIRDGVPLYGERRFLDFFSAFKKHYQQVTILGQDRILVGRPIHFYQQICCKLGFQKKLPFFPITLVEEMSSCQ; this is encoded by the coding sequence ATGAAATATGCCATAGAAGGGGGGACAATTGTTACCCCTGATTTTATTCTGCACGATGTGGCGGTTGTTGTCGACACCGAGACCAAAAAGATTATCCATATGGGCAAAGAGAGATTGCCTGTTGATATGGTTCTTCGGCTTGGGGAGGAGGATATTGTTTTCCCCGGGCTTATTAATGCCCATGATCATCTTCTTGGCACGTACTACCCGAGGGTAGGCAAGGGACCGTACCTCAATTGGTATCCCTGGGATAATGATCTCAAGAGTCATCCCCTTTATGAGGAGAGAAGTCGGCTTTCCAATAAAGACCTCTATATTTTAGGAGCTTATAGAAATCTTCTCTCTGGCGTCGTATCTGTCTCAGATCATATGCCTCACGCGGTGAATCAGGATCTTATCAAAAACCTCCCGGTTTTTGTTCTTTCTCAGTATTCCCTGGAGCATGAGTGCTCAAGCTACGATCTCAGGTGGGGAAGGGGAATTACTGTGGAACATACGGAAGCAAAACAAAAAAATATCCCCTTTATTACCCATCTTGAGGAAGGCTTCGATGAAGAGGCAACGCTTGGGGTAGATATTTTGATGGAAATGGGGGCTCTTGATGAGTACACTGTTCTGATTCACGGGATCTCTTTGAGCGATGAGGATGTCCAGATCCTGGCGAGACAAAAGGCAAATCTGGTGTGGTGTCCATCATCAAACTACTACATGTTTCAAACCACTGCCCCTGTCAAAAAGCTTCTTGAGGCGGGTGTCACTGTGACGCTTGGCACGGATTCACCGATGTCGGGTGGGCTCCATCTTCTCGATGAGATGCAGTTTGCTTCCAGTCTGTATGAGAAACTCTATGGGGAGAAACTTGATCCGGCTGTTCTTGTGAGGATGGTAACGGTAAACGCAGCCAGGGTTCTTCGTCTCTTTGATCAGGGTCAGATTGCTGAGGGGTACAGGGCGCAGTTTACAGTTATCAAGGCTTCACGTACTCACAATGTGTACGAATCCCTTGTCCATGCTGATCTCGGGGATGTTCGACTGGTGATACGAGACGGCGTTCCTTTGTATGGAGAGAGGAGATTTTTAGACTTTTTCAGTGCATTTAAAAAACATTACCAACAGGTTACTATACTGGGGCAGGATCGTATATTGGTTGGTCGTCCTATTCATTTTTATCAGCAAATATGTTGTAAACTGGGTTTCCAGAAAAAGCTTCCCTTCTTTCCTATTACGCTGGTGGAGGAAATGTCATCATGCCAGTAG
- a CDS encoding SpoIIE family protein phosphatase: MKRFFFVWIFLPLLIYATPSIHVITNAVFRVTKGNPVGAEKPDFDDTSWIKTSLPTNLRTLLGEAEDYWIRFDLFIPENYDKPWAVCSGYIYASDAFYLNGSLVDSHGIFPQLENSHDAIRFYPLFNLLPGKTNILAWHVKGSHLEYTGIYLYPVQIGNYFELFWKVYSMDIVSIGFLLIYLFISLYLFLFFVKRPGEKDYLVFSLFILSLAVYSLTRTQVKFFISREYALWKQIEYLTYFLIVPLFLLFIRLFFKDQRKVGKILQILTFFMALPGYGFAFTSAWSQIANYNYNIYQPTMFLSSVVYIIYLLIRNAKTNKEARLFLGGFGFLLVSIIYDILVARGFISSQPITAFTFFGFIVFFALVLAGRFVNLYQQLEELNQHLEQKVRDRTRELQESNEQLLMAQKQIRFELELAQRIQRSMMPQQFDTLHPLLLHGTYLPMEELGGDFYDIFKTENRYLHVLIADVSGHGVPSALIAMMAKAFVNYYSEQSHDPSYIVAHTNRDLCRQLVDVENYITLFYAVIDLETNLCHYVNAGHVNIFHVTKEGKITKLSAQTPFLGKFEELNFSSTAITLSPEDKLVLYTDGITETRNPENNLFGEGAFIDLLSQNADKTPSELTHILLNKLDEFRQDIPYGDDITLLIVQSCEPGSHKKNFTRDISEASKLYEKALQSYKEQQFQETEKLLGLLLEHTDLPPEDIYRVSILAGNLASQQGKWEKAYQAWKKALEIHPENEKIRENIKALERKLGKKS; encoded by the coding sequence ATGAAAAGATTTTTCTTCGTCTGGATATTTCTCCCCCTTCTTATCTACGCCACACCCTCCATACACGTGATCACCAACGCCGTCTTTCGAGTCACAAAGGGAAATCCTGTAGGGGCTGAAAAACCTGATTTTGATGATACCTCCTGGATAAAAACAAGCCTTCCCACCAACCTCAGAACACTTTTAGGAGAAGCTGAGGATTACTGGATCCGTTTCGATCTTTTTATCCCGGAAAACTATGATAAACCCTGGGCTGTTTGTTCCGGCTACATCTACGCCTCAGATGCTTTTTATCTCAATGGAAGTCTCGTCGATAGCCACGGCATCTTTCCCCAACTGGAAAATAGTCATGATGCCATACGATTCTACCCTCTTTTCAATCTTCTGCCTGGAAAAACCAATATCCTTGCCTGGCATGTGAAAGGAAGTCACCTGGAATACACCGGGATCTATCTCTACCCAGTTCAAATAGGCAACTACTTTGAACTTTTCTGGAAAGTTTACTCAATGGATATAGTGAGTATTGGATTTCTTCTTATTTATCTTTTCATCAGTTTGTACCTTTTTCTCTTCTTTGTAAAACGTCCAGGTGAGAAGGATTATCTTGTTTTTAGTCTGTTTATCTTATCTCTTGCTGTGTATTCACTTACGAGAACCCAGGTGAAATTTTTTATAAGTCGGGAATATGCGCTATGGAAACAGATTGAGTATCTTACGTATTTTCTGATTGTGCCCCTTTTTCTTTTGTTTATCAGGTTATTTTTTAAAGATCAGCGAAAGGTGGGAAAGATTCTTCAGATTCTTACCTTTTTCATGGCTTTACCGGGCTATGGGTTTGCCTTCACATCAGCATGGTCTCAAATAGCAAATTACAATTATAATATTTACCAGCCAACCATGTTTTTGTCCTCGGTAGTGTATATTATCTATCTTCTCATACGTAACGCGAAAACCAATAAAGAGGCCAGACTGTTTCTTGGTGGTTTTGGCTTTTTGCTTGTGTCAATTATCTATGATATTCTTGTTGCCCGTGGATTTATCTCCTCTCAACCGATTACAGCGTTTACCTTTTTTGGATTTATCGTGTTTTTTGCTTTAGTATTAGCGGGAAGATTCGTAAATCTCTACCAGCAACTTGAGGAACTCAATCAACATCTGGAACAAAAGGTGCGAGATCGTACTCGAGAGCTTCAAGAAAGTAACGAGCAACTTCTTATGGCCCAGAAACAGATTCGATTCGAACTTGAACTCGCCCAGCGTATCCAGCGATCAATGATGCCACAACAGTTTGATACACTCCATCCTCTGCTTCTCCACGGCACCTACCTTCCCATGGAAGAGCTTGGTGGCGATTTTTATGATATCTTTAAAACTGAAAACCGTTACCTCCATGTTCTGATTGCGGATGTATCAGGACATGGCGTTCCCTCCGCACTCATCGCCATGATGGCTAAGGCTTTTGTCAACTACTATAGCGAACAAAGCCACGACCCTTCCTACATTGTTGCTCACACCAACCGGGATCTATGCCGCCAGCTTGTCGATGTTGAGAATTATATTACCCTCTTTTACGCCGTGATAGACCTTGAAACCAATCTCTGTCACTATGTCAATGCCGGTCATGTAAATATCTTCCATGTTACAAAAGAGGGTAAGATAACAAAACTCTCAGCTCAAACACCCTTCCTTGGAAAATTCGAAGAACTTAATTTCTCCAGTACAGCCATTACCCTCAGTCCGGAAGATAAGCTTGTACTCTATACCGACGGGATCACAGAAACCAGAAATCCAGAGAATAATCTCTTTGGAGAGGGAGCTTTTATAGACCTACTTTCTCAGAATGCTGACAAAACCCCTTCAGAACTCACGCATATCCTTTTAAATAAACTTGATGAATTTCGTCAGGATATTCCCTATGGAGACGATATCACTCTCTTGATTGTGCAGTCTTGCGAACCTGGATCACATAAGAAAAACTTTACCCGTGATATATCTGAAGCAAGCAAGCTTTATGAAAAAGCCCTCCAGAGTTACAAAGAACAACAATTTCAAGAAACTGAAAAACTCCTGGGTCTTCTTCTCGAGCATACAGACCTCCCACCTGAAGATATATACCGGGTATCTATCCTGGCAGGAAACCTCGCTTCCCAACAAGGAAAGTGGGAAAAAGCCTACCAGGCATGGAAAAAGGCTCTCGAGATTCACCCTGAGAATGAAAAAATCAGGGAAAACATCAAGGCTCTCGAAAGAAAATTGGGTAAAAAATCTTAA
- a CDS encoding PGAP1-like alpha/beta domain-containing protein, producing the protein MSKEVIWETRNLKEKTVSNLLPDEEYFVPIAVKCLGKNWKPSDEMTREGQKIVQEMQRLYFDHWNLPPWESFWDGSSSFRNMQTEKGEGYYDILRKRHKNGDKHILIGYSQGGVVARFLAFLDEYIYGNNLIDTVITIASPLQGSPLADPFHRETVTDAIIKILLSMLSFYESYDETPGYKGVLKFLSRIDFEDIYRLLSLWIEDSLRLAEISPYYTTIASYLSTFRKWLSGLTGNRESAFWELSPSRLLSPFSVLGLIQRPVKAKTASIITGNHSLQEIARDYLVLTRGRWIRLLWGIMKGWLLSQKVGGQTLYQNIQIMQHIYDREIMAIGEKEDHDFMVPSKRQTIEEKPSLGCFFIPEASHLSGKDPFSPGGKKIVSSVINALKKTICLP; encoded by the coding sequence TTGTCAAAAGAAGTAATTTGGGAAACGAGAAACCTCAAAGAGAAGACCGTTTCCAATCTGTTACCCGATGAAGAATACTTTGTTCCCATAGCGGTAAAATGTCTGGGCAAAAACTGGAAGCCATCAGATGAAATGACCAGAGAAGGGCAAAAAATTGTCCAGGAAATGCAGAGGTTGTATTTTGATCATTGGAATCTCCCTCCCTGGGAAAGCTTCTGGGATGGTTCCAGCTCTTTTCGAAACATGCAAACAGAAAAAGGAGAGGGATACTACGATATTCTCCGCAAACGACATAAAAATGGGGATAAACATATTCTCATCGGTTATAGCCAGGGTGGTGTCGTGGCACGATTTCTAGCCTTCCTCGATGAGTATATCTATGGCAACAACCTTATCGACACGGTGATCACGATTGCTTCCCCTCTTCAAGGTTCCCCTCTTGCAGATCCCTTTCATCGAGAAACTGTTACCGACGCCATTATCAAGATACTTTTAAGTATGCTTTCTTTCTATGAATCCTATGATGAAACCCCGGGTTACAAAGGAGTGCTGAAATTTCTGTCGAGGATTGACTTCGAGGACATTTACCGCCTTCTTTCACTCTGGATTGAGGATAGTCTCAGACTCGCAGAGATTTCTCCCTACTATACCACCATTGCTTCCTATCTCAGCACCTTTCGAAAATGGCTCTCCGGTCTCACAGGAAACCGTGAAAGCGCCTTCTGGGAACTCTCTCCGTCCAGACTGCTCAGTCCCTTTTCAGTATTGGGGCTCATTCAGAGGCCCGTCAAGGCAAAAACCGCTTCAATCATTACAGGTAATCACTCTCTCCAGGAAATCGCAAGAGATTACCTCGTGCTCACGCGGGGACGATGGATACGGCTGCTGTGGGGTATTATGAAAGGATGGCTTCTCTCTCAAAAAGTTGGCGGTCAAACTCTGTATCAAAACATCCAAATCATGCAACATATCTATGACCGGGAAATCATGGCCATCGGAGAAAAGGAAGACCATGACTTCATGGTACCCTCAAAACGACAAACAATAGAGGAAAAACCATCCCTTGGTTGTTTTTTCATCCCGGAAGCAAGCCACCTCAGCGGCAAGGATCCCTTCTCTCCTGGTGGGAAAAAGATTGTTTCTTCGGTGATCAACGCACTCAAGAAAACCATATGCCTACCGTGA
- a CDS encoding Mut7-C RNAse domain-containing protein produces the protein MPTVNIRLYSFLARIAKAKEFSLTFDVMPTVKHLVEHLGIPHTEVDLIVADGNLVPWTYIPQDGERISFYPLWHTLPVPHLQKPPPEIRFVVDVNLGKLAKLLRILGFDTLYQNTFSDEEILAIGTQQNRIILTRDKLLLCHHKILYGHWVMAEHPYDQANEVIERYNLYDIIQPLSRCLICNTLLLPIAKSEIEQHLPPRVKTWCEEFFFCPTCDRIYWKGSHYEHMMQWIQNLKKEKNKA, from the coding sequence ATGCCTACCGTGAACATCCGACTCTACAGCTTTCTTGCCAGGATAGCGAAAGCAAAAGAGTTTTCTCTCACCTTTGACGTCATGCCTACCGTGAAACATCTCGTAGAACATCTGGGTATTCCTCATACCGAAGTGGATCTTATTGTTGCTGATGGGAATCTCGTGCCCTGGACATATATCCCACAAGACGGTGAAAGGATAAGTTTTTATCCTCTCTGGCATACGTTACCTGTTCCTCATCTTCAAAAACCACCACCAGAGATCCGTTTTGTGGTAGATGTTAACCTGGGAAAGCTTGCAAAACTTCTCCGAATTCTTGGTTTTGACACGCTGTACCAGAATACCTTTTCAGATGAAGAGATTCTTGCCATCGGCACACAACAAAACCGTATCATCCTCACTCGAGACAAACTCCTCCTCTGTCATCATAAAATTCTCTACGGCCATTGGGTTATGGCAGAACACCCTTACGACCAGGCAAATGAAGTCATCGAACGCTACAATCTCTACGATATCATCCAACCCCTCTCCCGATGCCTGATATGTAACACCCTTCTCCTCCCTATTGCTAAATCAGAGATTGAACAACACCTTCCGCCGAGGGTAAAAACCTGGTGTGAAGAGTTTTTCTTCTGCCCTACCTGTGATCGCATCTACTGGAAGGGAAGTCACTATGAACATATGATGCAATGGATACAAAACCTGAAAAAAGAAAAAAACAAGGCATGA
- a CDS encoding serine/threonine protein kinase, with protein sequence MRPLEPLSRDHEIISLITETERSRVLLARRKSDNLEVVVKSLRSNINKPEDFLRIRREYGMLMELAIDGVVKIYDLMELDGSPALVLEYFKGITLQQFLEKYKDGLSLKTFFPIAMHIVSTLSEVHKRGILHLDIKPSNILIAKNRVCLTDFGISRQISGENLFLLEGTLPYMAPEQTGKTSFPIDRRSDLYSLGVVFYEMISGTPVPRLSLTWL encoded by the coding sequence ATGCGGCCACTGGAACCTCTTTCCAGAGACCATGAGATTATCTCTCTCATCACCGAAACCGAACGATCTCGGGTTCTTCTTGCAAGACGCAAATCTGATAACCTTGAGGTAGTCGTCAAGTCCCTCCGTTCCAACATCAATAAACCAGAAGATTTTCTTCGTATTCGCCGAGAATACGGGATGCTTATGGAGCTTGCTATTGATGGTGTGGTCAAAATCTATGACCTCATGGAACTCGATGGATCTCCGGCTCTGGTACTGGAATATTTCAAGGGGATAACTCTCCAACAATTCCTCGAAAAATACAAAGATGGTCTTTCTTTAAAGACATTTTTTCCTATCGCCATGCACATTGTTTCTACTCTTTCAGAAGTCCACAAAAGGGGAATTCTCCATCTTGATATTAAACCCAGTAATATCCTCATCGCCAAAAACCGGGTCTGTCTTACTGACTTTGGTATTTCTCGTCAAATAAGTGGTGAAAATCTTTTCCTCCTTGAGGGAACGCTTCCCTACATGGCTCCCGAGCAGACAGGGAAGACCTCCTTTCCCATTGATCGGAGAAGTGATTTGTATTCGCTTGGAGTGGTATTTTACGAGATGATTTCTGGAACTCCTGTCCCCAGGCTCTCTCTGACGTGGTTATGA
- a CDS encoding SpoIIE family protein phosphatase, whose product MKLLEKDPEKRYQNASGLLYDLHTLYQAFQQGKQLSAFTPGTKDFSPEIRFSRSWYGRENAKNELSEIIRRAILGSLQNVVLIGEKGIGKTLLINTVTNEFQNREMWHIRLTFSEERKTTSYHGIRQFLYDTVQQMYLLPFSEQKRIKDAWEGKLKKQGKVLTSFFPEMEKLFPADEEVETLDQEATQKRLFYLFSEFVALLVSKKHPMVLVLDHIQWADKESQKLFAHLCRQNLSYVCIITVFQGNEADWQNFSGLLEDVTYRTLVLQPWEESHLTHYLSSLLQQPETSVQSLAHLLFEKTEGNPAQLEKLLEKLRETDLLFLDGYKGWKWNEQEIAGFQLQDENTGLEKLLSSLDEDTRRTLVIACVLGNRFPMSLFEEIIGISEEETVSILFPLFDKRLLSIKDNMIYWNHPSTREGLYHSLQENEKSSAHALVANYFFQQPFENYADKLYYVFDHVIKGLSQFSTEKERERVLFLTHKVIEQNKQSGAFTAIYEVLSLILSEFSLDTKSEFFLPLYEAYAESAYYTANYETLEKLLLFLKEKGYDEMVCFDLWILLMKALGSEEQYEKATALFYNLVSLLSLPLPKHVSLTRALPLLLEMLWRMQNLSETQIRNLPQNTHPLIEKQAKLLFSFSPFAFFSSPLLNVFINLLGTKLSLRYGLVSQTPFFFISCGIITAGLGNKKLGNTLADKGLYLIEKMDYNTNAPENYFIYYSFLYFWVHPQHEIPERLSKVYDATIAKGDTEFAAYALMVMNLHFWQIHSLLPIAREYMRQNVQTIHGLGQKSQEIVSRLCLQLVDNLIQPSEDPTLLEGEWYQESIQRPIHEKEHDFFALRYLILYKIILSYLFEKYEIAYRLVPSLPHFDPASQSSPAYFLFQLFRGLTAARLFSNSVGKSKKQEFSRLLREAIQNYGKWARLSEQNFSAGLFLLKAELARITRKNWQAIHFYGKAIESARTHNYRLYEALGFELRAKFWESQGEKLLADQDMTQSLRLYKLWGAESKVKALLQSYPHLFPHLGKKDDTTTTLHTLTSTGTQTLDLLTIIKASEALITTTDVNTLLSRILIMTMENAGAEKGVFLYEKEDSLLVRAVKTPDQEAQVFSLDFQEYTDIPQRVIQYALQKNEEILIEDAQEEALLVKDPYITRNLVRSILIIPIYRTGKRVGLVYLENNMGRGMFTAESISTLKILLAQASLALQNIELLDRIKDTARLETEMNLAKDLQTGLLPKHPSLPGYEVLGYMQTASEVGGDYYDIIGETKPSWVIIGDVSGHGFPSGQIMAMTQTALQTLIRENPLRLPSELLRIANQTITYNIGNIFAEEFKYVTITALRLEEDGSILHSGLHQDIWIYRASSQQVETIITDGLWLGVENLMGRSEEDKSFTLHEGDVMLLYTDGLTEARENGELIDEKPKTILQAYGHEPLSTIKEQLEKLIAQCEIRDDVTFVLVKKTSP is encoded by the coding sequence ATGAAACTCCTTGAAAAAGACCCTGAAAAACGTTATCAAAATGCCAGTGGACTTCTCTACGATCTGCATACTCTCTATCAAGCCTTTCAGCAAGGCAAACAACTTTCCGCCTTTACACCAGGAACAAAAGACTTTTCTCCGGAAATCAGGTTTTCCCGCAGCTGGTATGGGAGAGAAAATGCCAAAAACGAACTCTCGGAAATCATTCGCCGGGCTATTCTCGGAAGTCTTCAAAATGTTGTACTCATAGGAGAAAAAGGTATTGGTAAAACCTTACTCATCAATACCGTTACCAACGAGTTCCAGAATCGAGAAATGTGGCATATTCGTCTTACGTTTAGTGAGGAACGAAAAACAACCTCCTACCATGGTATACGTCAGTTTCTTTATGATACGGTTCAACAGATGTATCTGCTCCCCTTTTCTGAACAAAAGCGAATCAAAGATGCCTGGGAAGGAAAACTGAAAAAACAGGGAAAAGTTCTCACAAGCTTTTTCCCTGAGATGGAAAAACTATTTCCCGCGGACGAAGAAGTAGAAACCCTCGACCAGGAGGCCACACAAAAAAGACTCTTCTACCTGTTCTCTGAGTTTGTCGCACTCCTCGTCTCCAAAAAACATCCCATGGTACTTGTGCTTGATCATATCCAGTGGGCGGACAAAGAAAGTCAAAAACTGTTTGCTCACCTCTGTCGTCAAAATCTCTCATATGTATGTATTATTACCGTTTTTCAGGGAAATGAAGCCGATTGGCAAAATTTCTCAGGGCTTTTAGAAGATGTCACCTATCGTACTCTTGTACTTCAACCATGGGAAGAATCACACCTTACCCACTATCTTTCCTCCCTTCTTCAGCAACCAGAAACGAGCGTCCAATCTTTAGCCCATCTTCTTTTCGAAAAAACAGAAGGCAACCCCGCCCAACTGGAAAAACTTCTGGAAAAACTCAGGGAAACAGACCTCCTTTTTCTCGACGGATACAAGGGATGGAAATGGAATGAACAAGAAATTGCCGGATTCCAGTTACAGGATGAAAACACAGGATTAGAAAAACTTCTCTCCTCGCTGGATGAGGATACGCGGCGAACGCTGGTTATTGCCTGCGTTCTTGGAAACCGCTTCCCCATGTCTCTTTTTGAAGAAATTATTGGTATTTCAGAAGAAGAAACAGTTTCGATTCTTTTTCCCCTTTTTGATAAACGCCTTCTCTCCATTAAAGACAACATGATCTACTGGAACCATCCCTCAACAAGAGAGGGATTGTACCATTCCCTTCAAGAAAATGAAAAATCCTCAGCCCATGCTCTTGTTGCAAACTATTTTTTCCAACAACCTTTTGAAAACTATGCGGACAAGCTGTATTACGTTTTTGACCATGTCATCAAAGGTCTTTCTCAGTTCTCGACAGAAAAAGAACGAGAGCGTGTTCTCTTTCTCACTCACAAGGTCATTGAACAAAATAAGCAATCCGGAGCCTTCACCGCCATCTACGAGGTACTTTCTCTTATTTTATCAGAGTTTTCTCTCGATACGAAGAGCGAATTTTTTCTCCCTCTCTATGAGGCATACGCCGAATCTGCTTACTATACAGCTAACTACGAAACTCTTGAAAAGCTTCTCCTCTTCCTCAAAGAAAAAGGATACGATGAAATGGTCTGTTTTGATCTGTGGATTCTCTTGATGAAAGCCCTGGGAAGTGAAGAGCAATACGAAAAAGCTACAGCACTTTTTTATAATCTTGTAAGTCTCCTCTCCCTTCCTCTTCCCAAACATGTTTCTCTCACTAGGGCACTTCCCCTCCTGCTGGAAATGCTCTGGCGCATGCAAAACCTCTCTGAAACCCAGATCAGAAATCTCCCTCAAAATACCCATCCCCTTATAGAAAAACAGGCCAAACTTCTCTTTTCCTTTTCTCCATTTGCCTTTTTTTCCTCTCCTCTTTTGAATGTTTTTATCAATCTCCTGGGAACAAAACTCTCCCTTCGTTATGGACTTGTTTCACAAACACCGTTCTTTTTTATCTCCTGTGGTATTATCACGGCAGGATTGGGAAACAAAAAACTCGGCAATACCCTAGCAGATAAAGGACTCTATCTCATAGAAAAAATGGATTACAACACCAATGCTCCTGAGAACTATTTTATCTACTATTCTTTTCTCTATTTCTGGGTTCATCCGCAGCATGAAATCCCTGAGAGACTGTCAAAGGTGTATGATGCCACCATCGCAAAAGGTGACACCGAATTTGCTGCGTATGCCCTGATGGTGATGAATCTTCATTTTTGGCAAATACACTCTCTTCTCCCCATCGCTCGAGAATACATGCGGCAAAACGTTCAAACAATTCACGGTCTCGGACAAAAATCCCAGGAGATTGTCTCAAGACTGTGCCTCCAACTCGTTGACAATCTTATTCAACCCTCTGAAGATCCCACACTTCTTGAGGGAGAGTGGTACCAGGAAAGCATTCAAAGACCCATCCATGAAAAGGAACACGACTTTTTTGCCCTTCGCTATCTTATACTCTACAAAATTATTCTCAGTTATCTGTTTGAAAAGTATGAAATCGCTTACCGTCTTGTCCCTTCTCTCCCTCATTTTGACCCTGCTAGCCAGTCAAGTCCGGCGTATTTTCTTTTTCAGCTTTTTAGGGGTCTTACGGCTGCCAGACTTTTTAGCAACTCGGTAGGAAAAAGTAAAAAACAAGAGTTCTCTCGTCTTCTGAGAGAAGCTATCCAGAACTACGGCAAATGGGCCCGACTCTCTGAGCAAAACTTTTCTGCAGGACTTTTTCTCTTAAAAGCAGAGCTTGCACGTATTACGCGCAAAAACTGGCAAGCCATACACTTCTATGGAAAAGCTATTGAAAGTGCACGTACCCACAACTATCGCCTCTACGAAGCTCTTGGATTTGAACTAAGGGCAAAGTTCTGGGAAAGCCAGGGGGAAAAGCTCCTCGCCGATCAGGATATGACCCAATCGCTTCGCCTCTACAAACTCTGGGGCGCAGAATCCAAAGTCAAAGCCTTACTTCAGAGCTACCCCCATCTTTTCCCCCATCTGGGGAAAAAAGACGATACCACTACCACACTCCACACCCTTACCTCTACAGGAACTCAAACCCTTGACCTTCTCACCATCATAAAGGCAAGTGAAGCCCTTATCACCACCACGGATGTTAATACCCTTCTTTCCCGCATTCTTATCATGACAATGGAAAATGCCGGCGCAGAAAAAGGCGTATTTCTCTACGAAAAAGAAGACAGCCTCCTCGTGAGAGCGGTAAAAACCCCGGATCAAGAGGCACAGGTATTCTCCCTGGATTTTCAAGAATACACCGATATCCCTCAACGAGTCATTCAGTATGCCCTTCAAAAAAACGAAGAAATCCTCATCGAAGATGCTCAAGAAGAGGCTCTTTTGGTAAAAGACCCTTATATCACAAGAAACCTTGTCCGTTCCATTCTCATCATCCCCATCTACCGCACAGGAAAGCGGGTGGGACTTGTCTATCTTGAAAACAACATGGGGAGGGGTATGTTTACTGCTGAGAGCATAAGTACCCTTAAGATTTTGCTCGCCCAGGCCTCCCTTGCCCTCCAGAACATTGAACTCCTCGATCGTATCAAAGATACCGCCCGCCTCGAAACAGAGATGAATCTGGCAAAAGACCTCCAGACAGGTCTTCTCCCCAAACATCCGTCTCTCCCTGGCTACGAAGTTCTGGGATACATGCAGACAGCCTCAGAGGTTGGTGGAGACTACTATGACATTATCGGGGAAACCAAACCTTCCTGGGTGATCATTGGTGATGTCTCAGGACACGGTTTTCCCTCAGGGCAGATAATGGCCATGACCCAGACAGCTCTTCAAACCCTTATCCGAGAAAACCCCCTGCGTCTTCCCAGTGAACTTTTGCGGATAGCCAACCAGACGATAACCTACAATATTGGCAATATCTTTGCAGAAGAATTCAAGTACGTCACTATTACGGCCCTTCGCCTCGAAGAAGATGGTTCTATCCTCCATTCGGGACTCCACCAGGATATATGGATCTACCGCGCATCCTCTCAGCAGGTGGAGACTATTATCACCGATGGTCTCTGGTTAGGAGTAGAAAATCTCATGGGAAGAAGCGAAGAAGACAAAAGTTTCACCTTACATGAAGGGGATGTGATGCTTCTCTATACCGATGGGCTCACCGAAGCAAGAGAAAATGGGGAACTTATAGACGAAAAACCAAAAACCATCCTCCAGGCTTATGGACATGAGCCCCTCTCAACAATAAAAGAGCAACTTGAGAAACTTATAGCCCAGTGTGAAATACGCGACGATGTGACGTTTGTACTCGTAAAAAAAACTTCTCCCTAA